Within Dioscorea cayenensis subsp. rotundata cultivar TDr96_F1 unplaced genomic scaffold, TDr96_F1_v2_PseudoChromosome.rev07_lg8_w22 25.fasta BLBR01001179.1, whole genome shotgun sequence, the genomic segment CTATCAAGATTGGTGAAGAACGCCGCTCAAATTCGTCAAAGTACTCCTTTTGAAACAGTAGCCGTTTTGCCCTTCGaacgctagcaaaaagtctccagcaaatagggcaaaagggctatttataagtCTAAACCACGACTGCCATGTGCTCCATGTGTAAGATTTCACACGCCCACGTGAGTTGCAGAAATTCCCACGTgaccgcgtggaatttccacgcggtcacatgaatagtgttttgctacagcaCGCTATAGTAAACACTACTcgcatactcttctcttgaggccccatggtcgggcacacgctacgtggtaggttataagacttttcttcatcgaatcatcatttggaaggTCTTGCATGCTTCACATAGAGTAGGAACATGGAGATATGATtgcttttgtgcccttctaactagCAAATTGCCTTAAATCCTCTTCGAAGTTGGTACACGCCTCCACGTACATGAGCTCCTCCtatgtcttgatccttaggttgcacaagaactccaaaaatgtgtctttataacctatgtttgcttctttttattccttcaaggcatttgcaacctaattgcacaaaagaacaccaaatacactatatgagacataaaccatggtaaaaataatgctcaaagcatgtaaaacatatagagaaatatgtctactcaagcacttatcaaatggtTGGGAATAGTTAGTGAAAAAGGGTGACTGGTGTTGAATAGGTTTTTGAAGAACGTGTTGAATAGGtttttgaagaagaacaaggttaAGCTGACAAGTCACGACAGGACACGCACTTAACATGATCACGCTAGGGTTATCAGGGTACACACGATCATGTCGAGGGTGTTTCTCTCCTCATGAAAATCTTTGGAAAATTTCCCAAGAGCTCAAAAGGGAAAAACACGATCGTGTAATTAGCAAGAGCACCGTGCGCCCCTTCTTGGCATGATTGTGTCCGGCCCGTGTCCTCCCTGAGTTTTACAAAATGGAAGCCAATGAAAATCACTAGCCCACGCATGGGCGTGCCAAACCCGTGCACAGCTAGAAAATTCCAGGAAAATTGTTTTCTTcctccaaaataaaagatttggCCACATGAGATAAGAAAGAGCATTGCCGAAACATCAAATGCATAGGAAAACACCTTCGAGAGACACCGATTAAAGCAAGCCGCaacaaaaaataagtaaaatacgaagaagaaaaaccaaaacaaaaggacacaaacaaaaggaaacaaaacaacttgggttgcctcccaagaagcacttgttttacatcactagcttgatgtacttGTTTAGGCGGGGGAATCATGAAGTAAGAACACACTGTCCATTGTAAGAGAAGGAATGTCCTCTCTTATCGTATAATGCTTCAATCGATGCCCATTGACACTGAAAGTTCCTTTAGTGGGCTGAGAGATCTCAACTGCACCATGAGGAAATGTCTGCATGATCAAGTATGGTCCTGACCAGCGGTATTTCAGCTTTTCGGGAAAAAGCTTCAACCTTGAATTGAAAAGGAGAACTTGCTCTCCGACCTGAAATTGCTTATCTTTCCTGAGGCGGTCATCATGAATTCGTCTCGTTTTCTCCTTGTACAACAATGCATTCTCATAAGCATTGAGTATATGCCCCTCCAGctcattcaattaatatttctatttttttatgtaccTCCCAATTCCAAATTCACCagtttaattgcccaatacgcttAGTGCTCAAGTTCGACGTGCAAATGGCATGCCTTACTGTAAACCAACCGATGTGGTGTGTGCCCTATGGAAGTTTTATATGCTATTCTGTAGGCCCAAAGAGCGTCATCCAACCATTCTGACCAATCACTCCTATTATGATGAACaggtttttttcaataattctcATTATTTCCCTGTTTGTGACTTCAACTTGACCACTCATTTTGGGGTGATAAGTGGTGGCAATACGGTGGTTGACACCATACTTCTTTATTACCTTTTTAAACTGAGTGTTGCAAAAGTGTGTCCCCTGATCATTGATAATTGCTCTGGGGTACCAAACTTGGAGAATagctttttcaaaattttgactACCACTCTTGCATCATTTGAAGAAAGAGCCTGTGCCtctacccatttagacacatcgTCCATCGCTACTAGCAcatatttgtttccatttgagTTCGGGaaaggtcccatgaaatcaatcctcCACACATCGAATAGTTTACACTGTTACATAGgggtttgtttcatttcatcaagTTTGGATAGGTTCCCACTCCTCTGGCATTAATCACATGATCCGACAAATTTTCGAGCATCCATAATAGTATCGGCCAAAAGAAACTGGCCTCCAAAACCTACTTAGCTATGCGGTTTGCACTATAATAACCTCCCACTATTCCTGCATTATTGTGTTCCAGGATTTTCCATCCCTCCGCATGTGAATCACAATGGCAGACTACCAGGTCAGCACACAGTTTATACAAGAAAGGGTCCTCCCAAAAATAATATTGGACGTTGGataggaatttttttgttgttggtaCGAGAACTATGATGCAATAATTCACCCCACCAAGTTGTTGGCAATATTAGCAAACCAACGGTGTTTGTCATTTTGAGTAggtttcttctggaccaaataGAGATGTTCTTCAGGAAAAACATCACTTATTCTTTGCTGACTACTAATGTTTCCATCTATATGTGTCAGGCATGATAGGTGGTCGGCCACCAAGTTCTCTGACCCTTTCTTGTCCCAAATCTCCACGTCAAATTTTTGTGAGGAGTATCTATATAATCAAACGAGGTTTCGCATCAGTCTTGGCAAGTAGGTATCTTGTTGCAGCATGATCTGTATACACTATGACCTTGGAAAACACTAGGTAGGACCTAAACTTATTAAAAGCGTAGATGATAGCCaacaattccttttcagtagtagtGTAGTTCCCCTGAGCTAGCATTAAAGTTTTACTCTCATAGTAAATTGGATGGAATTGTTTGTTGTGTCTTTGACCTAGCACCACCCCAACTGcccaatcacttgcatcacacatgagtttGAAGGAACAATCCCACTCCGGAACCTTCACAATCGGTGCTCTGACTCTCTTTTCCTTTAGAGTTTGGAAAATAGTGAGGCATTTCTAGTTAAACACAAACGGTGTGTCCTTTTCCAAGAGTTTCATCATAggcttataaaatttttagaagtCTTGAATAAACCTCTAATAGAAGCCCATAGACCAAGGAAGCTACAAACATCTTTTGCGAACTTAGGTGGTGAAAGTTTCTTAATTGTGTCAAGCTTGGCCATGTCTACTTCAATTCCCTCACCTAAAATTTTGTGTCCAAACACAATCCCTTATCTTACCATGAAATGATATTTATCCCAATTCAACactagatttgtctcttcacaccttTCAATGACTCACTCAAGTTTTTTCAAACATCCTTCAAAAGAATCTCCGAACACCgagaagtcatccatgaaaacttccataaagTCTTTAATAAACTTATCAAAATTTGACATCATACATCTCTAAAAAGTTTCTGTGCATTTCACAAGCCAAatggcattcttctgtaagcgaaggtaccataagggaaagttatatttgtttttttcttcatcttcaggtGCCACGAGAATTTGCATAGACCTAGACATTCCATCCAGAAAACAGTTATAATTGTGACGTGCCAACCGTTCCAACATTTAATCGATAAACGCtaagggaaaatgatctttgcgAGTTGCATCATTCAGCTTCCAGTAATCAATGAAGACTCGCCACCCAGTCACTATACATGTAGGGATCAATTCATTGTGCTCATTTGAAACCACTGCCATACCCCCCTTTTTAGGCACCACTTCGACTTGACTTACCCAAGGACTGTCTGAAATCAGATAAATTATCCCAACATCTAGAAGTTTCTTTACTTCCTTCATTACTACCTCAAttatattcgggttcaatctccTTTGAGGTTGAACCTTGGGTTTGATGTTATCCTCCATCAGAATTTAATGTGTGCGAAAAGATGGATTAATCCCTTTGATGTCAGAGATACTCCAGGTGATGGTTGCCTTGTGCTTTTGCAGTATCTCAACCAATTTGTCTTTTTGGTGAGCCTCAATAGTGGAAGAAATGATAACGGGTAGCTGAGAAGCTTTCCCcaagaaggcatactccaagtgtGCAAGTAACTCCTTAAGCTCAATCACAAGAAGGGGGGTCAACTCTGATTTGGAAATCTCCGTGATAATATTCCTCCATTTATCTCCAATATCTATGTCCAGGTTGTCTCTCACTTGTT encodes:
- the LOC120255738 gene encoding uncharacterized protein LOC120255738, producing the protein MDDVSKWVEAQALSSNDARVEKTRRIHDDRLRKDKQFQVGEQVLLFNSRLKLFPEKLKYRWSGPYLIMQTFPHGAVEISQPTKGTFSVNGHRLKHYTIREDIPSLTMDSVFLLHDSPA